The proteins below come from a single Mauremys reevesii isolate NIE-2019 linkage group 6, ASM1616193v1, whole genome shotgun sequence genomic window:
- the PMAIP1 gene encoding phorbol-12-myristate-13-acetate-induced protein 1 gives MMPGKPLRKGAQQSPAPAAQEAVTQCSLQLRKIGDICNLQQKILNVITKLFCPGT, from the exons ATGATGCCGGGAAAGCCCCTGCGCAAGGGTGCGCAGCAGAGCCCCGCTCCCGCAG CACAGGAAGCTGTGACGCAGTGCTCCTTGCAACTACGCAAAATAGGAGATATATGCAACCTGCAGCAGAAGATTCTTAATGTTATTACAAAACTGTTCTGCCCAGGAACGTGA